In the genome of Paenibacillus pabuli, one region contains:
- a CDS encoding ATP-binding response regulator, with amino-acid sequence MRWAWSVIFYVSNDHMAVQGVLDLRGVDLDNSPAMFANGEWDFYPGELLTLRDIKEREEQASTIVIPGSWRDSLHQEEGSSFGYGTYRLRILTDPLQTPVEFWFKGIQSSSEIELNGETIGGAGRVATNEEDYTPDRTSYISTYEQAGATSMDLVIRVANYDHPYKGGVVKPVRFGSQDAVEFVHGHSIAFQLAIFLILIFHTVYAAILYALHPQEKALFVAAVLTLSVAITILVGHDNMLLQWLPINFTWSIKIRVISVLWQNVCILLLFQRLSAVTLHKSWLRFYLIVTVIYSVTLTVLPVRTVYTIIHYNLINALMLASIVWFGYLVIQMMIRSQKDYDLIFLLLTAAGILSNVVWSALESNQSRSTVYYPIDLVLAIIGFSSYWFKKYFRNAREIIDLYTELKKADKVKDQFLANTSHELQTPLHGIMSIAQNLVTQQKDRFDQRSLKDMELLITISRRMSNLLGDLLDVVRLKEQHIVLKQEPLSIQSVVPGVISMLQFMAERKPVSLKMEIPESFPSIWADEKRLVQILYNLLHNAMKYTKAGTVSVHAEIHEGRAFVHIADTGIGMDEATCLRIFLPYEQGADGINDGQGMGLGLSICKQLVELHGGVLTVQSQPGEGSVFSFDVPIAQGVSVSHPQLVRTEEEAEKDHGALDQWGIHASDELIEVATGLEHLPPSQEATASILVVDDDPVNLDVLTSMLSTEAYTIVTAHSGQEAMELLGTRQWDLLIADVMMPQMSGYELTQKIRELFSMSELPVLLLTARSQQPDIYTGFASGANDYVTKPVDALELKYRIRALITLNRSIKERMRMEAAYLQAQIQPHFLFNTLNSLMVLSDIDTEHMRKLGEAFSSYLRISFNYLNTGELVKLSHELELVQAYLFIEQTRFEDRLKIEWNVEPNLQLTLPPLSIQPLIENAVRHGLLNKKKGGTVYLSIAQQEGYTRIEVKDNGIGMEPDKVALLQDARLNGTGGIGIANTHRRLTQLYGGKGLAIVSKPGEGTIVSFDIPDKTAQPN; translated from the coding sequence ATGCGATGGGCGTGGTCTGTCATTTTTTACGTTTCCAATGACCATATGGCTGTACAAGGCGTTCTCGACCTACGTGGAGTGGACCTGGATAACTCTCCTGCGATGTTTGCCAATGGAGAATGGGATTTCTATCCCGGAGAGCTGTTAACGCTCAGAGACATTAAGGAAAGAGAGGAACAAGCGAGTACGATCGTTATTCCTGGTTCATGGCGGGATTCCCTTCATCAAGAGGAAGGAAGTTCATTCGGATATGGAACATATCGGCTTCGTATTTTGACTGATCCACTTCAGACACCTGTCGAGTTTTGGTTCAAGGGTATTCAGAGTTCATCCGAGATTGAACTTAACGGAGAAACGATTGGTGGGGCAGGACGGGTAGCGACGAATGAGGAAGATTACACGCCGGATAGAACCTCATATATTTCCACCTATGAACAGGCCGGAGCTACGTCAATGGATTTGGTCATTCGTGTGGCCAACTATGATCACCCCTATAAAGGTGGAGTCGTTAAACCTGTGCGTTTTGGTTCTCAGGATGCAGTGGAGTTCGTACATGGACATTCTATCGCCTTCCAGTTGGCTATTTTTCTTATTCTCATTTTTCATACCGTTTACGCTGCTATTCTTTATGCACTACATCCTCAGGAAAAGGCTCTGTTTGTTGCTGCGGTCTTAACCCTGTCAGTAGCCATCACGATTCTGGTTGGGCACGATAATATGCTGTTGCAGTGGCTTCCCATTAATTTTACCTGGAGTATTAAAATAAGAGTGATCTCTGTACTGTGGCAAAATGTGTGCATTCTCTTATTGTTCCAAAGGTTATCAGCGGTCACCCTGCATAAATCATGGCTCCGCTTTTATTTGATTGTAACGGTCATCTATAGTGTTACCTTGACCGTTTTGCCTGTCAGGACAGTCTATACCATCATTCACTACAATCTAATTAATGCACTTATGTTGGCATCCATTGTGTGGTTCGGGTATCTTGTGATTCAGATGATGATCCGAAGCCAGAAGGACTATGACCTTATATTTCTGCTGCTCACTGCTGCAGGCATTCTGTCCAACGTTGTATGGAGTGCCTTGGAGAGCAATCAAAGCCGCAGTACTGTATATTATCCGATTGATCTTGTTCTGGCGATTATTGGCTTCTCTTCTTACTGGTTCAAGAAGTATTTCCGGAATGCCAGGGAAATCATTGATTTGTACACAGAGTTGAAGAAGGCAGACAAAGTTAAAGACCAGTTTCTTGCCAATACTTCACATGAGCTTCAAACGCCACTGCATGGCATTATGAGTATTGCGCAAAATCTGGTCACCCAACAAAAGGATCGATTCGATCAGCGCAGTCTGAAGGATATGGAATTATTGATCACCATCAGCCGGCGGATGTCTAATCTGCTGGGAGACTTGCTGGATGTGGTCCGTTTGAAGGAACAGCACATTGTGCTCAAGCAGGAGCCGCTGTCCATTCAGTCTGTTGTACCTGGCGTTATTTCAATGCTGCAATTTATGGCAGAGCGAAAACCCGTCAGCCTGAAGATGGAGATACCGGAGTCATTTCCTTCTATATGGGCAGATGAGAAAAGACTTGTTCAAATTTTGTATAATCTGTTGCATAATGCGATGAAGTATACAAAGGCGGGTACCGTCTCAGTGCATGCAGAAATCCATGAGGGACGTGCGTTTGTACACATTGCTGATACAGGGATCGGCATGGATGAGGCAACCTGTTTACGAATATTTCTTCCTTATGAGCAAGGGGCTGACGGAATCAATGATGGACAGGGAATGGGTCTTGGATTGAGCATCTGCAAGCAGCTTGTAGAATTACATGGTGGAGTACTGACGGTTCAGTCTCAGCCCGGAGAAGGTTCCGTGTTCAGCTTTGATGTACCGATAGCCCAGGGTGTTAGTGTCTCACATCCACAGCTTGTTCGAACAGAGGAAGAGGCAGAGAAGGATCACGGTGCCCTGGATCAATGGGGCATTCATGCTTCCGATGAACTGATAGAAGTGGCGACCGGATTGGAGCATCTGCCGCCTTCACAGGAGGCTACAGCTTCCATTCTTGTAGTTGATGATGATCCGGTTAATCTGGATGTCCTCACAAGTATGCTATCCACCGAAGCCTACACCATTGTTACTGCCCACTCCGGACAGGAGGCCATGGAGCTGCTTGGAACACGACAGTGGGATCTTCTTATCGCGGATGTGATGATGCCCCAGATGTCAGGGTACGAGTTAACACAGAAGATCAGGGAACTGTTTTCGATGTCAGAATTACCTGTGCTGCTGTTAACCGCTCGGAGCCAGCAGCCTGATATCTATACGGGTTTTGCTTCCGGGGCGAATGATTATGTAACGAAGCCTGTAGATGCACTTGAATTAAAATATCGAATCCGTGCACTGATCACATTAAATCGTTCCATTAAGGAACGAATGCGCATGGAAGCAGCGTATTTACAAGCTCAAATCCAGCCGCATTTCCTGTTCAACACACTTAACTCACTAATGGTATTAAGTGATATCGATACCGAACATATGAGGAAGCTGGGCGAAGCCTTCTCATCCTATCTGCGAATCAGCTTCAATTATCTGAATACCGGTGAATTGGTGAAGTTGTCCCACGAATTGGAACTGGTACAAGCCTATCTGTTTATTGAACAGACACGCTTTGAAGATCGGCTGAAGATCGAGTGGAATGTGGAGCCGAATCTGCAATTGACTCTACCTCCGTTATCTATTCAGCCATTAATCGAAAATGCCGTTAGACACGGACTGTTAAATAAGAAAAAAGGCGGTACGGTGTATCTGTCTATTGCTCAACAGGAAGGGTATACCCGTATTGAAGTAAAGGATAATGGCATCGGTATGGAGCCGGATAAGGTTGCCTTGTTGCAAGATGCCAGGCTGAATGGCACTGGCGGAATTGGTATCGCCAATACCCATCGCAGGTTAACCCAATTGTACGGTGGCAAGGGATTGGCGATTGTGAGCAAGCCGGGTGAAGGGACGATTGTATCGTTTGATATACCGGACAAAACGGCCCAGCCCAATTAA
- a CDS encoding DinB family protein: MSNANQLFGQALVKSLVGERGHIRIARALPDIGVELAGRKHEHMPYSIYQLVKHMHYWQQFMLEHLEGRKPKLPADVMESWPEEMGPQDEVTWEADIQAFLNGVDRAVTIAEKVQLDDPLLYFPGETKAGLLRNIASHNSYHLGEIVLLRRFYGAWPPPGGGFPA, encoded by the coding sequence ATGTCGAATGCCAATCAACTGTTCGGACAAGCCCTGGTCAAATCACTCGTCGGAGAACGCGGACATATTCGTATCGCACGCGCTCTACCAGACATTGGCGTAGAACTAGCTGGTCGCAAACATGAACATATGCCATACAGTATCTATCAATTGGTGAAACATATGCATTACTGGCAGCAATTCATGCTGGAGCATTTGGAAGGAAGAAAGCCTAAGCTTCCTGCGGACGTGATGGAGAGTTGGCCAGAAGAGATGGGTCCTCAGGATGAAGTGACGTGGGAGGCAGATATTCAGGCATTCCTGAACGGGGTGGATCGAGCGGTAACGATTGCCGAAAAGGTTCAACTGGATGACCCACTGCTGTATTTTCCAGGCGAAACCAAAGCCGGACTTCTTCGCAACATCGCGTCTCATAACTCGTACCATCTCGGCGAGATTGTGCTGCTGCGTCGTTTCTACGGTGCATGGCCACCACCAGGAGGCGGATTCCCGGCTTAA
- a CDS encoding MarR family winged helix-turn-helix transcriptional regulator has translation MEEQNIFELIHNMDNFTNKLIIQWNKSFNEDLGVSHVLVLSHLNQNGKSRPSDIAKLLGLTPPTLSYLADKLVAKELAVRIVDEADRRIIYLNITDKGAEVLERAIMEGQKLRKNLFRKLNEEDRAQLVNIFQKMNRED, from the coding sequence TATTTTTGAGCTTATACACAACATGGATAATTTCACCAATAAATTAATTATACAGTGGAACAAATCGTTTAATGAGGACCTCGGCGTCTCTCATGTGCTTGTACTCAGCCATCTCAATCAAAATGGAAAAAGCCGCCCTTCGGATATTGCCAAACTATTGGGCCTGACTCCACCAACGCTCAGCTATTTAGCGGACAAGCTGGTAGCCAAGGAATTAGCCGTCAGGATCGTAGATGAAGCTGACCGCCGCATTATATATTTGAACATTACCGACAAGGGGGCCGAAGTCCTTGAAAGAGCAATCATGGAAGGGCAGAAGCTGCGTAAAAATTTATTCCGGAAATTAAACGAAGAGGATCGGGCACAATTAGTAAACATTTTTCAGAAAATGAATAGGGAAGATTGA